The Lampris incognitus isolate fLamInc1 chromosome 7, fLamInc1.hap2, whole genome shotgun sequence genome window below encodes:
- the foxg1c gene encoding forkhead box protein G1c codes for MEDLKNPVRLFHKSSFSISSLLLRREGAAPRSAVRGVPSLKQRCQDAAKPRARSLEQSCFAKEENCNSPKECVEGAVKPVIANRKRKGDARESNKVGGAEEKVKPEKPPFSYNALIMMAIRQSPERRLTLNGIYEFIMGNFPYYRENRQGWQNSIRHNLSLNKCFVKVPRHYDDPGKGNYWMLDPSSDDVFIGGTSGKLRRRSAAGSRAKLGLKRGGPMPPGTAASFTFAAGSFYWPVPSLLSLQPQQVRSHPGPGSSCLGPHRHLNSATSVVSQRSSRHHHISATTVAEADRFVLADQEESYFGISCAQTRGAAVPCALSLFNPCSISVLSGQPSYLYSQMPCSATFNPHEGPGSFLSKSGQSDIGATYIQIPNYLPQLGAGPLSWNAAQ; via the coding sequence ATGGAGGATTTGAAAAACCCTGTCCGACTTTTTCACAAGTCCTCGTTCAGCATCAGCAGCCTGCTGCTGCGGCGAGAGGGAGCAGCGCCACGGAGCGCAGTGCGCGGGGTCCCGTCCCTGAAGCAACGTTGCCAGGACGCAGCCAAGCCCAGAGCTCGTAGTCTGGAGCAAAGCTGCTTTGCCAAGGAGGAAAACTGCAACAGCCCAAAAGAATGCGTCGAGGGAGCGGTAAAGCCCGTAATCGCAAACAGGAAACGAAAAGGAGACGCGAGAGAATCGAACAAAGTTGGTGGAGCGGAAGAGAAGGTTAAACCAGAGAAACCCCCGTTCAGTTACAACGCGCTCATCATGATGGCCATTCGCCAGAGCCCCGAGCGACGACTCACGCTCAACGGCATCTACGAGTTTATCATGGGCAACTTCCCGTACTACCGAGAGAACCGACAGGGCTGGCAAAACTCAATCAGACACAACCTGAGTCTGAACAAGTGTTTCGTTAAAGTGCCGCGGCACTACGACGACCCGGGCAAAGGCAACTACTGGATGCTGGACCCATCGAGCGACGACGTCTTCATAGGTGGCACATCCGGCAAACTGAGGCGCCGGTCCGCAGCGGGCTCAAGGGCCAAACTCGGCCTGAAACGCGGCGGGCCCATGCCGCCCGGCACCGCGGCGAGCTTCACCTTCGCCGCGGGTTCGTTTTACTGGCCGGTGCCGTCGCTCCTCTCGCTGCAGCCGCAGCAGGTTCGCTCGCATCCTGGCCCCGGATCGTCGTGTCTCGGTCCGCACCGGCACTTAAACTCTGCGACGTCGGTGGTCTCCCAGAGGTCATCGCGACACCACCACATAAGCGCAACGACCGTCGCCGAAGCTGACCGGTTCGTCCTGGCGGACCAGGAGGAGTCTTACTTTGGGATTAGTTGTGCGCAGACCCGCGGGGCGGCCGTGCCCTGCGCGCTGTCCCTGTTCAACCCGTGTTCCATCAGCGTGCTCTCCGGACAGCCCAGTTACTTGTACTCTCAGATGCCCTGTTCAGCAACTTTTAACCCACATGAGGGTCCCGGAAGCTTTCTATCCAAGAGTGGGCAGTCAGACATCGGGGCTACCTACATCCAGATACCCAATTACTTGCCCCAGCTGGGCGCTGGTCCGCTGTCCTGGAATGCTGCACAGTAG
- the snrpd2 gene encoding small nuclear ribonucleoprotein Sm D2, producing the protein MSLLTKPKSEMTPEELQKREEEEFNTGPLSVLTQSVKNNTQVLINCRNNKKLLGRVKAFDRHCNMVLENVKEMWTEVPKSGKGKKKSKPVNKDRYISKMFLRGDSVIVVLRNPLITGK; encoded by the exons AT GAGTCTACTAACCAAGCCCAAGTCGGAGATGACCCCAGAAGAACTTCAGAAACGGGAGGAAGAGGAGTTCAACACTGGGCCCTTGTCTGTGCTCACCCAGTCAGTGAAAAACAACACACAGGTCCTTATTAACTGCCGCAACAACAAGAAGCTGCTTGGAAGAGTCAAGGCCTTTGACAG GCATTGCAACATGGTGCTGGAGAATGTGAAGGAGATGTGGACTGAAGTCCCCAAGAGTGGTAAAGGAAAGAAGAAATCTAAGCCAGTGAATAAAGACCGCTACATATCCAAGATGTTCCTCAGAGGAGACTCGGTCATCGTAGTGCTCAGAAATCCCCTGATCACAGGAAAATAA